A single window of Nasonia vitripennis strain AsymCx chromosome 4, Nvit_psr_1.1, whole genome shotgun sequence DNA harbors:
- the LOC100115153 gene encoding lachesin, with amino-acid sequence MAARKLDALLAATPLLLQLCLCQITPEIMPEFLAPLENHTVIQGRDVSFTCVVNHLQTYRVAWIKSDSRAILAIHTHLVAHNPRLSVTHNGHNTWKLHVSNVQKNDSGTYMCQVNTEPMLSQMGYMTVVIPPDILDETSEGLVAHEGGNIKLRCVATGSPEPNVTWKREDGRPIVLRENGQKKLLSKYEGETLELTGVLRQEMGTYLCIASNGIPPTVSKRYSVHVQFQPSIKVTNHVVGVPVNKDVVLQCTVEASPQAMNTWFTDKGDKLLPSEKYLMTERQTNDYSWEMNLTIRSLKKDDFLGYICTSENALGKAEGAVRLQELRDLFPTTTPAQSRPNDLRPGRKKQSKPGRNRKYEQRGNHHDDFPGSTDDLEQSGHEEAGNGLGITTQTLGGGQQSTRGQQRTERPNALPSASPPWINVSAGVARSRDAVGPTLVLALSLCAAALLARRAPH; translated from the exons GTCAAATAACGCCGGAGATTATGCCGGAATTCTTGGCGCCGCTGGAGAACCACACGGTCATACAGGGACGGGACGTGTCCTTTACCTGCGTCGTCAATCATCTGCAGACCTACAGG GTGGCCTGGATCAAGTCGGACTCGCGCGCCATCCTCGCGATACACACGCACCTGGTGGCCCACAATCCGAGGCTATCAGTCACCCACAACGGCCACAACACGTGGAAGCTTCACGTGTCGAACGTACAGAAAAACGACTCCGGCACTTACATGTGCCAGGTCAATACCGAGCCGATGCTCAGCCAG ATGGGTTACATGACTGTCGTCATCCCACCCGATATCCTCGATGAAACGTCAGAGGGCCTGGTGGCGCACGAAGGCGGCAATATCAAGTTGCGCTGCGTGGCGACAGGCTCGCCCGAGCCGAACGTCACCTGGAAGCGCGAAGACGGACGGCCCATCGTGCTGCGCGAGAACGGACAGAAGAAAC TGCTGTCCAAGTACGAAGGCGAGACGCTCGAGCTGACCGGCGTGCTGCGGCAAGAAATGGGCACTTATCTCTGCATAGCCAGCAACGGCATCCCCCCGACAGTCAGCAAACGATACTCGGTGCACGTCCAAT TTCAACCGTCCATAAAAGTGACGAACCACGTCGTCGGCGTGCCCGTCAACAAGGACGTCGTGCTCCAGTGCACCGTCGAGGCCTCGCCACAAGCGATGAACACGTGGTTCACGGATAAAG GCGACAAATTGCTGCCGAGTGAAAAGTACCTGATGACGGAACGCCAGACGAACGACTACTCATGGGAGATGAACCTAACGATACGTTCGCTGAAGAAGGACGACTTCCTCGGCTACATCTGCACGTCGGAAAACGCGCTGGGCAAGGCCGAGGGCGCGGTGAGACTGCAAG AGCTCCGCGACCTGttcccgacgacgacgccggcGCAGTCCCGACCGAACGACCTGCGCCCGGGCCGCAAGAAGCAGAGCAAACCCGGCCGCAATCGCAAGTACGAGCAGCGCGGCAATCACCACGACGACTTCCCCGGCTCGACGGACGACCTGGAGCAGTCGGGCCACGAGGAGGCCGGCAACGGCCTCGGCATCACCACTCAGACCCTCGGCGGCGGGCAGCAGTCGACGCGCGGCCAGCAGCGCACCGAGCGCCCGAACGCGCTGCCCTCCGCCTCGCCGCCTTGGATCAACGTGAGTGCAGGCGTGGCCCGGAGTCGCGACGCCGTCGGCCCGACGCTGGTGCTCGCTCTGAGCCTCTGCGCCGCCGCGCTTCTCGCCCGGAGGGCTCCGCACTAG
- the LOC100115119 gene encoding probable ATP-dependent RNA helicase Dbp73D, translating into MSLFVVNRYEDEEWKKGNDDSQNHLSDLLKRIAERKREREAAAKAAAESKVETAKKEPEKVTKSETVQEKTTEPTDEAPKKKGKKKKGKKRKLDPPNEEVPVTQNVESITENGEESKKDATQITQEDFTILGSKKRLKTQVAKRVLPHWLTHPEIVHSDLSKGPTLDDMQNVLDSKLVDKLKADGFDKLFPVQARVLAWLVKCDQDYKTGKWVRDTCVSMPTGSGKTLAYALPIIQLLQHNFVRLVRCLIVLPVQELATQVYDVISKYSTGTSPRIALISGASSFKEEQEKLVQKTEKDDYISRVDIVIATPGRLIDHIRKTEGFSLSALRFLVIDEADRATEWLQYIPFPHSKAPPLSVANVRSSWNTPAQKLLLSATLSQDPEKLSRLGLFRPILFTSAVVDLEKTDKDINLDEDLNVASRYGNPSELTERIVECSIQHKPLALYRQLMKDEVIEKTLVFTNSAEAAHRLAILLQSLLKSKDVTVGELSAQLGSKQREETLEKFIQGTLRVLVSSDALARGLDIPEIKLVVSYDLPKHVKGYIHRAGRTGRGGHPGTAISLLLPNQIALFSRMLNKVGKSVPTPEKESLDEVAESVNYESHLENLQTTLANEQEQNIRRLKSHKRVIKT; encoded by the exons ATGAGTTTATTCGTTGTAAATAG GTACGAGGATGAGGAGTGGAAGAAAGGTAATGACGATtctcaaaatcatctttcggATTTATTGAAACGAATTGCCGAAAGAAAACGGGAGAGAGAAGCTGCTGCAAAGGCTGCAGCAGAATCGAAAGTAGAAACTGCAAAGAAAGAGCCTGAGAAGGTAACTAAATCAGAGACTGTTCAAGAAAAAACCACAGAACCTACCGATGAGGCGCcgaaaaagaaaggaaagaagaaaaagggaaagaaaagaaagcttGATCCACCAAATGAAGAAGTACCTGTAACTCAGAATGTCGAAAGTATTACTGAAAATGGTGAGGAAAGTAAAAAAGATGCAACTCAGATCACGCAAGAAGATTTTACAATCTTGGGAAGCAAAAAGCGATTAAAAACTCAAGTTGCAAAGAGAGTTTTGCCTCATTGGCTAACGCATCCAGAAATTGTGCATTCGGATTTGAGCAAAGGACCTACGTTAGATGATATGCAGAATGTTTTGGATTCTAAACTGGTGGACAAACTCAAAGCAGATGGCTTTGACAAATTATTTCCAGTTCAAGCAAGGGTCTTGGCTTGGCTCGTAAAATGTGACCAGGATTATAAAACTGGAAAGTGGGTTCGAGATACGTGTGTCTCTATGCCAACTGGAAGCG GCAAAACCCTGGCTTATGCTCTACCAATTATTCAGTTACTCCAGCACAATTTTGTGCGACTGGTACGCTGTTTGATTGTCTTACCGGTTCAGGAACTTGCGACACAGGTTTATGATGTCATTTCAAAATACTCCACTGGCACATCTCCTAGGATAGCACTGATTTCTGGAGCCTCATCGTTCAAAGAGGAACAGGaaaaacttgttcaaaaaa CTGAAAAAGATGACTATATTAGCAGAGTTGATATAGTGATAGCAACACCTGGTCGGCTGATAGACCACATTAGAAAGACTGAAGGTTTTTCACTTTCTGCTTTGAGGTTTTTAGTTATCGATGAGGCTGACAGAGCAACAGAATGGTTACAGTACATCCCTTTTCCTCATTCAAAAGCTCCTCCTCTTTCTGTTGCAAACGTTCGTTCTAG TTGGAATACACCCGCTCAAAAATTACTACTGAGTGCAACACTGTCACAAGATCCTGAAAAATTAAGTAGACTCGGTCTGTTTCGGCCCATACTATTTACTTCGGCAGTCGTTGATTTGGAGAAAACGGACAAAGATATCAATCTTGACGAAGATTTGAATGTTGCAAGTCGCTACGGGAATCCCAGCGAATTAACTGAGAGAATCGTCGAATGTTCGATTCAACATAAACCACTCGCTTTGTATCGGCAACTCATGAAAGAcgaagttattgaaaaaacgtTGGTCTTTACGAATTCCGCCGAAGCAGCTCACAGGCTGGCGATCCTTCTACAATCTTTGCTTAAAAGTAAAGATGTAACTGTTGGTGAACTATCTGCGCAATTGGGCTCGAAACAGCGAGAGGAAACTCTCGAAAAGTTCATTCAAGGAACACTGAGGGT ACTGGTGAGTTCAGACGCGTTGGCTAGAGGACTCGACATTCCGGAAATCAAACTTGTCGTGTCTTACGATCTTCCAAAACATGTCAAGGGTTACATCCACAGAGCCGGTAGGACGGGTAGAGGAGGCCACCCCGGAACCGCCATTTCTTTGCTCTTACCAAATCAAATAGCGCTGTTCAGTAGGATGTTAAACAAAGTTGGAAAATCAGTACCAACTCCGGAAAAGGAAAGTTTAGACGAAGTCGCTGAATCTGTAAATTACGAAAGTCATTTGGAAAATCTGCAAACGACGTTAGCAAACGAGCAGGAGCAAAACATTCGTCGACTGAAGTCCCATAAGCGTGTAATTAAAAcgtaa